In Bremerella alba, the genomic window TCGCCGATGGTCGAAACTCTCGCCAAGCGGCAGTTCGACGACTACGTCAAGAAAGTGCGAATCTTTATCCATCCGCGTTTAGAGGAATCGATCGGGAGTGACTTAGAGATCGAATCGTTATTTGTCGATACGGTCCGAAGTATGTTTCCTGAAACAGGCTAAAGCTAAGAAGCTACTTAGACTTCAAATCGAAGTCATGCTTGAGTGAAGAGCTATTCACTTCGATTTTCAATTCCGTGTTTCGATTGTAGTTCTTGGGAATCGATTCCTTCGTAACGTCCTCGGATGGACTGTCTGCCGTTCCGTAGGTCTTCCTTTGACCAACGACTTCTGGCGAATTGATTTTGACGGATTTGCTGCCCGGTGTGGTCATCATCGTGTACTGGCCATTCACGATGGAATCTCCTTCGACGCCCCCTCGGCCATCGGTGGCCTCGAAGGAGATCTTCCCCTTGTTCACCGGTTGTCCGTCCAAGGTTACGTTACCCGTTACTTCGACCAGGTCGGAACGTCCTGAGCCGCAACCGGCATTGAAAAGTAGGAGGAATGAGACCGCGGTGCTGCAAGCGACCAGTTTTCGAGTCATCATGGTGCGATTCTTCCCGAGCGAAGTGAGCATTGTACTTGCCGCAAACGTATAACTAGTTAAGCGAAAGGGTTTCCTTGCCTTCCATCGTGCCAGCGGCTCGCCATACGTCGACCGCGATCGTTTCGCTGACGAAGTGAACCGAGCCGTCCGCCATTAGCACTTGGACGCCGCCCGGGTGAAGGCTGCGTGCTGCATGATGCTCGTTGCCACCAACGCAGGGTAAGCCGATCTCCGGTTTATCGACACACCAAGCCGAAGACATGCCATCGGCTGCCGATGAGTTGGGCGTCAACACGGTCATGTAGCCACCGCCGGCGGCGTCGTCGTTGAAGGAATCGCCGCGATGGTCTTTTTCTGAGTCGTTGGGATGAGCTCGTAATTCCGACATGAGCATCGTATTGCTGAGACCATCGGTGAAGCCAGAGAAATCACTTGTGCGCGGCGTTTCGCCAAGTGCGCCATTGCTTCCCTCGAAGCCGAAAGGGGCTTTCAATGCTTCAGTCGCGGTGGAACCACCATTGGGAATCGTCACGTTGCCGTAGTTCACACCATAGTGAATGCGGCATCGCCAGTAGGCGTCGGAAGTATTCATCTTGCCCCCATTCATGCTGGGGCAGTAGTAAAGGTCGACTGGCTGAGCCAAGACACCGTCCAGCGTGTTTTGAACAATGTTCGGAGCTTCGTAAAACGCTTTGTTGTAGTCGTATGCTTCGGCAAGATTGTTTTGTTCAATATAGGGCCACAGACTGACAACCCAAGTATGTCGTTTGCCATTGCTGTCATTGGTTGCGCCAAAGGGCAACTTGTTGAGGGTGTCGTGGTAGTTGTGCATTGCCAGGCCCCACTGCTTGAGGTGGTTGGTGCACTGCATCCGCCGGGCTGACTCACGCGCCATCTGTACCGCCGGAAGCAACAAGGCGATGAGCACGCCGATGATGGCGATAACCACCAACAATTCGACCAGCGTAAAGCCACGAGATGAGGGTACACGTGCCACGGTGCCGTTCCTTACGATGATTCTTGATGATGAGAAGGAAGAAAAGAGTTGCGAGACTGAAGCTGTAATGAGGGAAAAATAGAATTCCTGTAAAAAAATAACTTTCACTGCAATGATAGCGATACGATTCAAGCAATGCAAGATTAATGGCCGCAATGCTGGCGATATTGGTCTCTTGAAGCACAGAGACAGTTTAAGATACCTGGGCGGCCTGATCGTAGCTTACTAGAAACCACCCTTCACCCAGTGAGACACTTCGCATCAAGTGGTGAGGCTCTAGCAGGCCGCCGACAAACGATTCCGGCTGATCACCGGACGGATGCCATTCCAGCCAGGCTCCACGTTCGCTTCCCGAGAGTTGGAAGCGAATCCCTCCGGCATCGCTACGTTCGATGCTGCTGAATGTCGGTCCCGTCTGAGCCATGGGCGGGGTCGTGAGAAGAATGAGCGTCTTGGCTTTCCCTGAGGGGTAAGCCATGAACGGTCCCAGACTCTCTCGTTGGCCATCTACTTTGGGCCAGTCTTGATTTAGCGACTGTGCGATTGACTGGAAAGCTGCCACGTGTGAATCGATCCGCAATCGCTTGCCAGCCCAGATCAACTCATCCCAACTATTCATCAAACCAAGCCAGCAACATGCCAACGAAAGAAAGACCATCCAAGACGAAAGAGCCCGGTGGCCTCGAGAGCCCATCGTTATGCCGAAGGTCAGCATCCCGAGACTAACGGCACCTACAATCACCATAAATCCCAAAACGAATATCTTCCATTGGGCGGCGAGCGAATTGGCAAACTCGTCCAGGTCAGATCCGTCTTCCGTCCAGCCGAGTTGGAATTCGAGGTGGTCCCAAGTGGAAGAAAACCGAGCATCCCACACAATCCACCCGGCCAACAGCAGCAAGATTGCAGCATTAATCAGCCAAAGAACCAGCGGATGACGCCCGAGTGTTAAGTCGCGCAGCCAAACGAGGGAAGCCGACAACTTTGGCCACTGATTGCGAGAGGCAAGTTTGTCAGCTGGGGCGTGCATCAGATATCAATCCCTTCTTTTCCGGTTTTCGCATTGGTCTTAAGAGGCGAGATTGAGGAAATGATATGCGGTCCGCATTTCCCCCTCTCCACCGCAAGGGATGAGGGGGCAAAAGGTCGTTCGGAATTGAGCTTATTCTGTCGCGGTGCCGGCGGGCTTGGCAGAATCGGCATCACAGTAAGATAGAGCCATTAGCGCAAACGCAGTTGCCAGGTTCTTGTCGTTTTCAAACCAGCGACCGTTTTCGTTGGCCCACGAACCATCTTCGTTTTGACGTTTGGCCAATTCGTTGATCAGGTCTTCTC contains:
- a CDS encoding DUF1559 domain-containing protein gives rise to the protein MARVPSSRGFTLVELLVVIAIIGVLIALLLPAVQMARESARRMQCTNHLKQWGLAMHNYHDTLNKLPFGATNDSNGKRHTWVVSLWPYIEQNNLAEAYDYNKAFYEAPNIVQNTLDGVLAQPVDLYYCPSMNGGKMNTSDAYWRCRIHYGVNYGNVTIPNGGSTATEALKAPFGFEGSNGALGETPRTSDFSGFTDGLSNTMLMSELRAHPNDSEKDHRGDSFNDDAAGGGYMTVLTPNSSAADGMSSAWCVDKPEIGLPCVGGNEHHAARSLHPGGVQVLMADGSVHFVSETIAVDVWRAAGTMEGKETLSLN